The genomic segment GAGGGGATGTGAGATGATGCCACATCCACCTCTCTGGCACTAGATCATCAGTGCCCACGGATGCCAGCTGCCAGAGGCAGAACCTGTGGTTGGGCTTGCAGAGCTCGGGGTGGCTGAGGACATCCTGCAGCCTTTGAAGCCTTggccaggctgccagggcagcatcTCCCTCGCGTGGGCTGGGCCAGCCAGGCGTGCTGGGGCCTGTGCACTGGCACACATGGAGCCAGAGGAGATGCCCACGTGGCACGAGGGCCCTCCCCTCCTGAGCATGCAGTGCTCATGTTGTTAGCACTCAGTCCTGAGAAGGCAAAACTGTCTTTTTAGGGATGCTCTGTCCAGGAATGTTGGGAAAGTGCCCTGGGACAAGAGAGCAAAGAGGAGATCTGCCTCCTCCACTGGCATTCAGCCTGGTAACATCCCAGAGCCACACTGGTGTCTCACCCCTTCCATTGtcagctcagagctgtgagGGGCTCACAAGGAGTGTGTTTTGTTTCATGCAAGGAAATAAGTGCATGACAAGATATCAGGGTCCCAGGGAGGgtccagctctggcagggcacagATGGTCCTGCCCACACCTGAGGGGACTTTACACCAAAGAGTGTGAGAATGAGGTGCAGATGCTCCTCTGCAGGCACCCGTTGGTGGCCAAACCCCACTCCCTAAGATGGGGAAGGATAAAACAGGGTTCTCAGTTGGTTCCCAGGTAACCTCTCAGGAAATTACAGACCAGCAGCCAAAGGCCTCTGGGTTAGGACCATGCTAGTGCTGGAactgcaggcacaggctggaTCTCTGGTCAGGTGTTGGAGCTCCAACCACTGCCCACGGGAATGAACCATGGCCAAACCAGATCAGCTGCCCACAGcaagcccagcactgcactgggATAGCAGAACATCCTCCTGGTGATACAGGTCATATCTCTCATTAGCACTAATTAGTGGCTGTCATTAATGGGAAGCCCACACCCCTGACCAGAGGCAAGAGAGCTTACAGGACTGGGAGCACTTGAAGGTAAAGGCTTTGagggtttgggtgtttttctgacagcttttcctgctgctgtgtccctgagGTGCAGGGATGTGTTCCTGGCAGGCTGAggagcctctcccagccctgctccacaaAGTTCTGCTCTTTTCCAAGGCCAGGAGGCTCATTTGCTGGTTTGGCTCGCAcggctctgctggcagcacctgcCTTTGTTCCAACTTGCactggctgctcagggctgagctgaaaAGATCTAAAGATActttccctgagcagcagcctcctctccagTTGTGTAAGGCACTCGCTCTAATAAAGCAGCGAGCCAAAAACACAGCGTAAAGCAGGAATacacccagagccagccctcCTTGTGAGGCAGCTTCGTGCTTGATTTTCCCTTGATCAGACGATTCTCAGCCCCCTCCAATGAGTTCTGATCAGCGCCtcgggctggcagcagagcgGTCCCGgcgaggcagcagctcccagagaaCTCCTCGGCTGACACCTGGTGGAAAAGCGGGAGCAGGGAGCGCGGCTCGGATCAGCCTGAGCCTCTGCAGCCACCCTGCGCAGCCGCTCCTCCTGGGAAACACCCTCGGGACAACGCGGGACCCCAGAACTGCAACTGGAAAGCCGGTGCTACAAGAGGTTCACTCCACGGTGCATGTggctcttctcttctcttctcttctcttctcttctcttctcttctcttctcttctcttctcttctcttctcttctcttctcttctcttctcttctcttctcttctcttctcttctcttctcttctcttctcttctcttctcttctcttctcttctcttctcttctcttctcttctcttctcttttctcgGAATCAGCAAGGGGGAGCTCACCCATTTTGGCTTCCACACCCtaaatggagcagagcagacCGAATCCTTCACCTTGCAAGAGTGGAAATCTCTCCCTGTACATCCCATCCTGGCAGTGAGAGGGAGCATAGAAAATCCCATGGATGTACTTTGTGCAAGTGTTTGATGGGGCAAAACCTTGCCAGCACTACTTGCTTTGCCTGTTTTCTAGGTGTGAACTTAGGATGATGGTAACAGTGGAGGATATTAACTGGGGGAtcatccagcagcacagcatctTCAAGTCACAAGTGGTTATTCCCAGTGCTATCAGTAAATAATAAAGCTTTTCCCATTCCTGTCTTTTTCAGGGTTCTGTGTGTAGTTAGTAATAAGTGCAGGAGTCAGAGAAAGTAAGGTGAAAACCTACAGGGCTTACTGTGACAAAACTGTGAGTAACAGGAGAAGCAAGCATCCTGTCAGGGCCCTGGGCAGAAAGAAATTCCAGCACTGaggagtttaaaaaaacaaactgacaAAATATCTTTAATAACAAAACAGGCTGTTTTTACAGAGAAATCCTCACAACAGGTCGAGCAAGGGCAAGGTGAAATGCTCTGAGGGGCAGCAGTTCTGCACACAGATGTGGACAGTGCTGATcatgctgggtgctgctgcatcACTCCAGTTTTGTGAAGTTTGGTCAttaaaatggggttttttttgtgccCATCTGGCAGAAGTGCTGAACAGACCTTGTGCAGGTTCATttcccacctggagtgctgctggctcctctctgctcagccAGACACTGTTCCAGAGCTGCCATTCCATACAGATTGGCCCATTCCGTGCCCTGGTGGGACAGGATgacctccctgcactgctggctggctctggccagctccaccAGCACGGCCTGGAACGCAGTGACCAGCTCACAATCCACAGAGGCTGGAGTGAcctgggacagcagctgtgccatTCCCTGCAGCCAGCGTGCCCCCAGAGCGGTGTGTGgcagccaggggagcaggggcacacagccagcccaggcctGCATCCCCAGGAACCAGAGCTCAGCGATGTCGTCCCAGGCGCTGGCGTAGGCGGGGGACACGGCCAGGGCCAGCctgtcactgctgggctctgcctgagccACGTGGGCCTGGCACAGGAAGCCAATGGCAGCTCCAAAGAACTCCTTGGCCCGTTGTGTTCCCTGGAGGGCTGGGAGAAAAGGAAATCAATGTTACAATGCAGTTCGCTCACTCAGAGAAGGGCCCTGTGGAGCAGAATATCTCCTAGAAATCTCTTCACCCAGCACACCATGCTGATTATTTCATGCATTCCTTGCTCCTTAACATTTTTGGTTTATCACTTTTCTAATGACAAGCTGGACCAGTTTCCCTTCTATTTGCTTTGTCCAGCCCAgacctgtggctctgcagccctggcactgcccacatgcctggccccagctcctGGTCTCTGCCCATGCAGCTTTGCCAATGGCAACTTCCTTTACCTGCTGACCCTGCCAGGATCCTGGCCATCATCAGGCCCAGAGTGGCAACGTTTGCTGCCAGAACCAGGTGATGCTTCTGGGGCAGCAGAAGTGGAAGAGACTTCAGCAACACATCCATCAAGGAGGAAAAGGTTTTGTCACGCCTAGAGAGAAAATCAACTCTTTTTGACACATTTCTTGAGCAGAGCCAGAAGCACCTGAGAATGTCAAGGTTAAACACAGCACCAAAAATATAATGGAATTGGGGCTGAAAAAGGAATGTTCCTTTTCAGCATGGCAGGTTAACAGATCCTCAAGCTTGATGCACAAGGCACCCTTTCTTCCCACTGCCAAGCTCAGAGCCAGCCCCCACAGCTCTGTTACCTGACCAGGTCTGGAGCAGTCACAACCAGGTTAAGGAAAATCCCACACACGGTCTGCAGACTCATCTCAGTGCTTGTCAGAGGTGCTGGGGCCGTGGGCTCGGAGGTCAGAACCTCCCACTGCTGCAGGAAGTActcacacagcagtgctggggcccCTTCAGCAATGAGGATGTCCCGGGGTTTGTCCTCTGCTGTCAAATGGCAAAAGCCAGGGAGCAGAAAtctggaaggggaaagaaacTGGGAGCATGAGGTAGAATGGGTCTGAGCCCTGCATTTACATCCATCTCGGGGGAGAAAGCCCCATGGaagtggcactgcagggagaatgaaaataaaataaaatatttgagcaGGTTTGCACTAAAATGCAATAAATGTGTGCTGAAAATGCTCACCTCAGAGCATCGTGGGGTAAGGCAGAGCCCTCAGTGCTgaccagctctgcctggggaggactctcagctgggctgccctCCTTGAAAAGCTTCCTGGCATAATCAACAAGGAAAGGCAAGAGCTCACAGATTTCCTGCTTCAGGGAGGATGTCTCTTCTGCCATCCAGGCTCCAAGGACTCGAACAGAGGCAAAGATGAAAGGATCTTGCAGCTCCTCCTGTTTAACCTGCATGAAGAAAGCAAAGTGACACATTATTGCCACTGTACATCAACTACCACAGGTCTGGAAATCACAGTGGGACAAGAGGGAGAGTACAGAGCCACCCCCACAACCTGCTCTTTGTTAACAGCCCTGCCTTACCTGTCTCAAGTAGAATATTACAGCTCCAAATGCCTCCTCCATGATCCTCAtcagctgcattttctgcaCATTTTCTAGCAGAGGGTTCTCCTCCCTCAGGCACTCCTGGATGCCCATCTCCATAAGGACATAGCAGGCTGTCACCACTTCCTTCTTGCCCTCCACCTCCAGGGGATCTGGCTCCTCCAGGCTCAGGCGAACCTCCACACAAGCCAAGTtcaccagcagggccaggaacttgctgccagctctccctgctgggatCCACTCAGCCCCACAGGCCTGCACGAGGCTGGCTGCGAGCTTCAGAGCGGGGTCCCGCTGGGCCTGGCTGAGTTTGCTGCCCAAAACGTCAGCCAGCCCTTTGTAAAGCCTGCACAGGCACTCAGAGCCCTGAGAGTTCTCTGTGAGAGGATGTGACAGGGGGATGAAGCGAGGCAGAACCTCACACAGCTCAAATTTGGTCATGTCTTCAGCCTTGAGGAAGTCACTGGAGAGTttggagagcacagccaggagctgtggagcatctctgtgccaGCACTTGGCCTCTGCTATGGCCAACAGCCCCACAAGCAGTGTGAGGGCACGCTCAGAGCCATGACCACCACTCAGGtaggcctggcacagggcagacACTGTCCCTTTGGTCACCAACGCCCTGGGGCCCCTGGCTGTAGCCAGGATAGCACTGAGGCACTGGTACACATCATCAACCATGGATGTGCAGTCTGGGTCACAGGGGGACAGCAGGATGTCATTGAAGGTCGGGATTTTGTTCAGGATCTGGGAGTGCCCAGCTAGCTGCGGGTCGGTGCAGAAACAGGCCAGCAGGGTGAGGCCGAGGGCACGGAAGGTGTGCGGGGGGCAGTcggctgggggctgctgggagaTCAGCAGGCGGGTCGGGAATGTGAAACCGATCGCGTCGAAGATCTGGCGGCGGGTCTTGGCATCCACCTCTCCGGCTCTGACTGCTTTGGTCACCTACGAGGCAAAACAGGAGTGGGAGTGAGCACAGCAAAAGGAACTGGTACATGCACAAGATGGAACTGCTGCAAATCAGATACCAAAACAACTTTATTTAGTGCAGGGAAGTACCCACTGAACTGGCACTTGCTCCAGTGCTAATCCAGACATTTACCACGGTGTTTCAAGAGTGCGGCCTAGGTCAAGGCCAGGCTCTCTTGCTTTGCTGAAGGGAACCCCAAAGCTCTGAAGCAGCTTTGCTCTGATCCCCCTCCCCACATCCCCCGGGCACTCCCGTGTCCAGCAGGGTGTTTgccctcccctttcccccctccGGAGGCGATCCCGCCGTTCCTTACCAGGAGCAGCGCTGCGAACTGCTCGCTGTCGTTCCTCGGGTCTCTGAGCACACTGAGGCACCGCTTCAGCGTGGCGAGCCCGTCCCCGGAGTCCGAGGCCATGGCTGGGAAGCGGGGCTGAAGGACTAGAGGGGAACGCGGGCAGGCTTCCCTTGGCCCCTTCCCTCGGCCCTGTCCCTCACGGCTCCGGTACTTTCCCGCACGGTTTCCGCTCCTTCCCTCGGCCCTGTCCCTCACGGCTCCGGTACTTTCCCTCACGGTTTCCGCTCCTTCCCTCACGGCTCCGGTCCCTTCCCTCACGGCGCCCCGCCCGCGGGCGcgcgccgccggccccgcctcCTCCCGCAGCCAATCCGCGCGCCGCCTCCGCGCCGCCGGCCAACCGCGCGCGGCCTTGTTGGGCGGTGCCCGAAGCCGCCGCCTCCGCGCGGAACTGTGGGCAAATCACCTGTGGCTGCGCGGCctccgcgcccgccccgcccggtgCGACCGGGAGCGGTGGCGGAGCGAGCGCCGGGGactccacagccctggcactgcccgcACGGCCGGACCCAGCCCTGGTGCCGGCGGGCAGCCGTTCAGCTTCCGGGTGAGCGTGCGCCGCCATGGCCGCGGGGCGGGAGGCCGCGGTGCCCCCGGGCCCGCCGCGCTGGagccccggccgtgcccggcgCCCGGTGCCCGCCTGAGCTCGCCGAGGAGCCGCCGAGGAGCCGCCGAGCCTCGCCATGCGCCCTTGGTACGTACGCGCCGGCGGCACGGAGCGCTGCGCCTCCCGCggggcccgggcccggccgcggGGGCTCCGTGCTGGGGCTCCGGCCGGGCAGGAGCGGGCACCGGGGCTGGGGCGGCGCAGAGTTCCCTCCAGGACCTGTTGGGTGAACGGGCGTGTGTTTACACCCTCATCCCCGTGAAGTTTTGCTCCTGCGtctgttcctgctctgctgcgGACGGTTGAGTGCAATTCCTCGAGGTGTAACCAGCTCTGGGTGTTTGCGGAGCGCTGCTGGATCCGGCTGTGACAGCATTCCCTGGGACAGCATTCCGTGTGTGTGACAGCATTCCCTGTGTGTGACAGCATTCCCTGCCACAGCATTCCCTGCCACAACATTCCCTGCCACAACATTCCCTGTCACAGCATTCCCTGTCACAGCATTCCCTGTAGTAGCATTCCCTCTGTCACAGCATTCCCTTTGCATTCTCAGAACTGGCCTATTTAATGCCGTTTAGTGCCTAATGATGCTTTCATTGCTCCCTTAAAATAGATACTATTTATTACCTGTGAAATAATTAATGTTCTCCTACCGCGTCACCTAGAGATAATTTGCATTCAATTAGCATGTAAGGCTATTAAATAGCCTTTGGCTTTAGAAAGGCAGAGAAGTTTGGTGATCTCTGCCCTGTGGAGCACAACAAGAAGCAAACCAGGGCGTTAGTTCCCAGTTTCGCAGCGTTGCTGTGCTGTCATTTCCCTGTTTGTGGCTGGCACCAGCCAGCACGGACGTGCCTGTGGTGACATCTCCGGGCAGATGTGCAGGGGttgtccctgcctgtgtcaTCCTCGTGCAGCTGCTGGGTGTCCAGTCCTCAGGCATATATGAAATTGGAATTCCCTAAATGCCTGTTTGGATACCAGTGGACAGCTATTGTGATACCAGATGAAAAATGGGGTCTGGAGGAGAAAACCACAAGGGAAAGGCTCTCTGCActcagcactgggagctgtgccacTACAAATTTCATTTTGGTATCAGGCATTGATAGTTCCTTAGCAACAGCTGGACTAATCCCAGCTGATAAGACATTCCTTTTCCTCCACAAATGCTCTGTTCACGTTGCACTCTGGCTGGATCCGTGCAGGAACCTTTCAATTGCCACAGGATGTTTTGTGTTTCACACCCTGCTTGTTTCTAgaaccctgctgctgcccacaaaGGCCATGGAGAAGAGGTTGGAAGCCAAGCCCAGCATCAGCACCCGGTTCCTGTCCCGATACTGCCTGGGAAGAGctgtgagggagctgggaattcTGCAGCTGTTCTACCTGTGCACTTGCCTGTGTGCCTCGTGCTCCTCTGCAGGTGACTCTTCTGTTCTCTCTGGGACTCTGTCTGTGGATTTTTATGCTCTTTGTCCCTCTTAGTTGTTTAAAATACTCTGAGAGAAAAGTGAAATGATTTACTGGTAGACATTATAGGGTTGGTTTTACTGAGAAACCAAAgtagttgttgtttttttttcaaaccaaACAAAGCACCACCCTTAGCAGCTGCTAAATGAGCTCTCAAAAGTGTAGCTTGTATCTCAGAGAGAGCTTTTTTCTGACCTTAATTTTTGACAAAAGGGACAAGTGATaatctggaaaataatttaatttacgGAAATCAACCTGGAAAGGCAGGAATATTTTTTAGCCCTAAGATGTTTAATGCTCTTCCCAAGAGCAGTGTGTCAGAAGTCTTTATTTGCCTACAGGCAGTGggtatgtttgttttttattgtttcctgTTCAAACTTGAGCAACCAACCTCCTGCTCAAGTAAATAACAAAGTTAGTGGCTTGGATGGAAGTTTTCCTCTAATGGATTGTGTGATGTTTGGTTTGGGAAgggggttggtttgttttgtttcccagttATGTGGGCATGTGCAGCGTCCCTGTTGTGTTGCTGGACCTTCCTGGACAGTTCCCAGTGGCAGATTTGATTAAGCTAATGAGCTGTGTGATTTTAATCAGCTAATTCA from the Melospiza georgiana isolate bMelGeo1 chromosome 24, bMelGeo1.pri, whole genome shotgun sequence genome contains:
- the NCDN gene encoding neurochondrin; the encoded protein is MASDSGDGLATLKRCLSVLRDPRNDSEQFAALLLVTKAVRAGEVDAKTRRQIFDAIGFTFPTRLLISQQPPADCPPHTFRALGLTLLACFCTDPQLAGHSQILNKIPTFNDILLSPCDPDCTSMVDDVYQCLSAILATARGPRALVTKGTVSALCQAYLSGGHGSERALTLLVGLLAIAEAKCWHRDAPQLLAVLSKLSSDFLKAEDMTKFELCEVLPRFIPLSHPLTENSQGSECLCRLYKGLADVLGSKLSQAQRDPALKLAASLVQACGAEWIPAGRAGSKFLALLVNLACVEVRLSLEEPDPLEVEGKKEVVTACYVLMEMGIQECLREENPLLENVQKMQLMRIMEEAFGAVIFYLRQVKQEELQDPFIFASVRVLGAWMAEETSSLKQEICELLPFLVDYARKLFKEGSPAESPPQAELVSTEGSALPHDALRFLLPGFCHLTAEDKPRDILIAEGAPALLCEYFLQQWEVLTSEPTAPAPLTSTEMSLQTVCGIFLNLVVTAPDLVRRDKTFSSLMDVLLKSLPLLLPQKHHLVLAANVATLGLMMARILAGSAALQGTQRAKEFFGAAIGFLCQAHVAQAEPSSDRLALAVSPAYASAWDDIAELWFLGMQAWAGCVPLLPWLPHTALGARWLQGMAQLLSQVTPASVDCELVTAFQAVLVELARASQQCREVILSHQGTEWANLYGMAALEQCLAEQRGASSTPGGK